The Medicago truncatula cultivar Jemalong A17 chromosome 4, MtrunA17r5.0-ANR, whole genome shotgun sequence genome includes a region encoding these proteins:
- the LOC11409813 gene encoding lysine-rich arabinogalactan protein 18, protein MDRNNLFTLAFICIIVAGVGGQSPSAAPTTSPSTPAATTPVSSPVAAPPTTPTTPAPVASPKSSPPATSPKAAAPTATPPAASSPPAVTPVSTPPPAPVPVKSPPTPAPVSSPPAVTPVAAPTTTPAVPAPAPSKGKKNKKKHGAPAPSPALLGPPAPPAGAPGPSEDASSPGPATTANDESGAETIRSLKVLGGLAMSWMAVVLFF, encoded by the exons ATGGATCGTAACAATCTCTTCACCCTCGCATTCATCTGCATTATCGTCGCCGGCGTCGGAGGCCAGTCACCTTCCGCTGCACCAACAACCTCACCATCAACTCCGGCTGCCACCACTCCTGTTTCATCTCCGGTGGCAGCACCTCCTACTACACCAACAACACCAGCTCCTGTTGCTTCTCCCAAATCATCTCCTCCAGCTACATCCCCCAAAGCTGCTGCTCCAACAGCCACACCTCCGGCGGCCTCATCACCACCGGCGGTGACACCAGTCAGCACTCCACCACCAGCACCAGTTCCTGTGAAATCACCACCCACACCTGCTCCAGTCAGCTCACCACCAGCAGTGACACCAGTGGCTGCTCCAACCACCACACCGGCGGTTCCAGCTCCAGCACCAAGCAAGGgaaagaagaacaagaagaagcaCGGTGCTCCAGCACCATCACCAGCGTTGTTGGGTCCACCAGCACCACCAGCAGGAGCACCTGGACCAAGCGAAGATGCGTCTTCACCTGGACCCGCTACTACCGCGAACGATGAG AGTGGAGCAGAAACCATCAGGAGCTTGAAGGTGCTAGGAGGCTTAGCTATGAGCTGGATGGCTGTTGTTTTATTCTTCTAG